The Hypomesus transpacificus isolate Combined female chromosome 2, fHypTra1, whole genome shotgun sequence genome window below encodes:
- the si:dkey-65b12.6 gene encoding IgGFc-binding protein isoform X2, which yields MKTKPVLLCIAVALFSVTRGCSVGKEFVTAFLTNYVWSYPGQKLQLAITSQGIPATVQIRLESPPFSTTVMLGGKETKWVTLPGKAELQKSGLSFSVVQVSSSADVSLVAFNTRPNTGDGSKVLPSHQLGVEYWAYTPVHGTSFKKQLAVVNGPLPNTVTFQSPTSVKINGIGTWKAGQNINVILKPYQSYLLQSKSSLTGMQVKSQHPLAVLAGHQCSWFKGPCNHVYEQLLPLHLLSTSYLVPAMHPTGPSLDQAHILATENGTVVTVIRGKSAKSQKLQAGQTFFEHVTFDSPLLIQSNKKVMVMYYSNNKPFDPFLTSILPSSQSASDWSVDTLDGFRSTVVILSLREGVQSVKIYGKNTKKGKKQIKGQIQWNRFLPDDKYMWSIVSLGEKENHFIIEGDSILSVYVYGGKSRDGYGTSGICSSAAALPTPPPDPCDNIKCREKEECQKGVCVHISKATCHAVGDPHYRTFDGYRFDFQGTCTYTMATVTDLTQGLAAFTVLTKNNHRGKRTVSYVRTVTITVYNQTVVISSQRSMVQVNGELIYLPISLAGGKLNIVQRGRYAVLTTDFGLEVKYNWDMHLYITVPSSYFRFLGGLCGNYNGDRGDDRTSPLNTILPTVLEFAKSWKGDDKDRFCNDDCKGSCPECSPQLQKRYGENEFCGILTKTDGPFASCHKALDPSIFFANCIFDVCINKGARMFFCDNLKLYDDACLAKGVKISPQWRMNAKCPLQCPANSHYDACSSACPASCIDLDAPAKCKVPCVEGCQCNSGFVFSEESCVRSTSCGCQYQGRYYPAGTTFWVDSQCNKKCKCVPGKAEAKCESTTCKKSEVCELRNGVRDCYPTSFATCQASGDPHYRTFDGRRFDFQGTCTYVLSRLVGTGSLLTPFEVQVQNENRGRNKAVAYTKTVSITVLNHTLTLSSDSPGKLMILGQYVNLPFEAESGQLSVIRIGYFGVVRTSFGLTLKFNWRSHVALTLPSSYSALTAGLCGNWNGQPGDDFLKPDRSSAPNPTAFGSSWQVGGAVGCSNDCPGGQCPKCDPTQRQKYQSGVYCGRITDKSGPFRQCHAKVDPQDYLEDCVFDLCAYGGHASVLCSALTTYTTACQEAQATVETWRSDSLCPSSCPANSHYEVCAPGCPETCSQLKEDDSCNNAPCKEGCICDDGFLLSDNMCVPVAECGCVYQGQYYTSGQVFIQGTGGHCSPRCVCSDDGEVECDTTFTCGANEECALRDGILACVPKKISTCHVGGVREYKSFDGRAFSVHGDCVYKLVEVEQDGGMTPFTVIVQQQTGEGGVTRRVEIQTSIYKITMIPGLVWEVVVNEIRAPLPLSLSEGKVLVNQNGVNIVVVTDPGLKVTYDTVGGVIVHLPSTFNGITLGLCGNYNNQLNDDFRLPDDTQALSEGAFTAGWVISEKGVTCQTGCNGSVCPEPEPQKKPESEKACDIIRARQGPFAACHAVVPPSSYYEACVKELTLPGGGQEVLCRHIQIYASLCQGAGATVISWRNNSFCPLQCPARTHYELCSDTCSSTCASLSAPARCPPCQEGCQCDEGLVFDGGECVAMDTCGCVVKGGYYKSGQSVMMEECQEVCSCKAGQFTCQNNQCDKGDECRVKGGVLGCYLKDPCVDMECREKERCVVEKDQAVCEALSKAECWVMGDPHFSTFDGTLFSFQGTRSYTLVNTTRQDPTLTDFTILTKNELRGNSRGSYLRSTTVYLLGRRISILSGQRGSVEVDGVRRSLPVILESGNIEITMSGIRGTIQSSAGLEVSFDWSTLVMVTISSSYYDNLQGICGNYNGDPKDDFTMPSGVLTTNITEWAGSWSVDDKYER from the exons ATCCGTCTCGAATCCCCCCCCTTCAGCACCACAGTAATGCTAGGTGGGAAGGAAACCAAATGGGTGACGCTGCCTGGAAAAGCAGAGCTCCAAAAATCTGGCCTTTCCTTCAGCGTTGTCCAGGTGTCCTCAAGCGCCGATGTTTCATTGGTTGCCTTTAACACCCGCCCAAATACGGGTGACGGCTCCAAAGTACTGCCGTCCCATCAGTTGGGGGTAGAATACTGGGCTTACACCCCTGTCCATGGGACTAGCTTCAAGAAGCAGCTAGCTGTAGTGAACGGACCCCTGCCTAACACAGTCACTTTTCAGTCACCTACCAGTGTCAAAATCAACGGCATTGGAACTTGGAAGGCTGGCCAGAACATTAATGTGATCTTGAAGCCATATCAGAGCTACCTGCTGCAAAGTAAATCCAGTTTGACAGGGATGCAGGTGAAGTCACAACACCCCTTGGCAGTTTTGGCGGGGCACCAGTGCTCTTGGTTCAAGGGCCCTTGCAACCATGTATATGAACAGCTCCTTCCACTTCACCTCCTGTCCACCTCCTACCTTGTCCCTGCTATGCACCCAACTGGACCTTCCCTGGACCAGGCCCACATCCTAGCCACTGAGAATGGCACAGTGGTGACAGTTATTCGGGGGAAGTCCGCAAAAAGTCAGAAACTCCAGGCTGGCCAGACTTTCTTTGAGCATGTCACATTTGACTCTCCTCTGCTGATCCAAAGTAACAAGAAGGTGATGGTGATGTATTACAGCAACAACAAACCATTCGACCCCTTCCTGACCTCCATCCTACCCTCCTCCCAGTCGGCCAGTGATTGGTCTGTGGACACCCTGGATGGTTTCCGCAGTACTGTAGTTATTCTATCACTGCGGGAGGGGGTTCAAAGTGTGAAGATATATGGCAAAAATACCAAAAAAggcaaaaaacaaataaaaggcCAGATTCAGTGGAACCGTTTCCTGCCAGATGACAAGTACATGTGGAGCATTGTCAGTCTGGGTGAGAAAGAGAATCATTTCATCATCGAGGGAGACTCAATTCTGTCTGTATACGTCTATGGAGGCAAATCGAGAGATGGCTATGGTACCTCAGGCATATGCTCCTCAG CTGCAGCGCTTCCTACTCCCCCCCCGGATCCCTGTGACAACATCAAAtgcagggagaaggaagagtgCCAGAAAGGTGTATGTGTTCACATTTCCAAGGCAACTTGCCACGCGGTAGGAGACCCCCACTACCGGACCTTCGACGGGTATCGGTTCGACTTCCAGGGCACCTGCACCTACACCATGGCAACAGTTACTGATCTGACACAGGGCCTGGCCGCATTTACAGTACTGACCAAGAACAACCACAGAGGAAAGCGGACAGTGTCCTATGTCAGGACAGTGACCATAACTGTCTACAATCAGACTGTGGTCATCAGCAGTCAGAGGTCTATGGTGCAG GTAAACGGAGAGCTGATCTACCTACCAATCAGCCTGGCTGGGGGGAAGCTGAACATAGTACAGAGAGGGCGCTATGCTGTCCTGACCACTGACTTTGGTCTGGAGGTCAAGTACAACTGGGACATGCATCTCTACATTACTGTTCCCAGCAGCTACTTCCGATTCCTTGGGGGTCTGTGTGGAAACTACAACGGTGATCGTGGAGATGATCGGACTAGCCCCTTAAATACCATTCTACCCACGGTGCTTGAGTTTGCCAAGAGTTGGAAAGGTGATGATAAAGACAGATTTTGCAATGACGACTGTAAAGGGAGCTGTCCGGAATGCAGCCCCCAGCTCCAGAAAAGGTATGGGGAAAACGAGTTCTGTGGAATCCTGACCAAGACGGACGGGCCGTTTGCCAGCTGCCACAAGGCCCTGGACCCTAGCATTTTCTTTGCCAACTGTATCTTTGACGTGTGTATCAACAAAGGCGCCAGAATGTTCTTCTGTGACAACCTGAAACTCTACGATGATGCCTGTCTGGCCAAGGGTGTAAAGATCAGCCCCCAGTGGAGGATGAACGCTAAATGCC CTCTGCAGTGTCCAGCCAACAGCCATTATGATGCCTGTAGTTCGGCCTGCCCTGCTTCTTGCATTGATCTAGACGCCCCAGCCAAGTGTAAGGTACCCTGTGTGGAGGGCTGCCAGTGCAACAGTGGCTTTGTCTTCAGTGAGGAAAGCTGCGTGCGCAGCACAAGCTGTGGCTGCCAGTACCAGGGCCGCTACTACCCTGCAGGTACCACATTCTGGGTCGACAGCCAGTGTAATAAGAAGTGTAAGTGTGTCCCTGGAAAGGCAGAGGCTAAGTGTGAGTCCACCACATGTAAGAAGTCAGAAGTGTGCGAGCTACGCAACGGCGTAAGAGACTGCTATCCAACATCCTTTGCTACGTGTCAAGCTTCTGGTGACCCCCACTACCGCACCTTTGATGGCCGAAGGTTTGACTTCCAGGGAACCTGCACCTACGTCCTGTCCCGTCTGGTGGGTACAGGCTCCCTGCTGACCCCATTTGAGGTTCAGGTTCAGAACGAGAACCGGGGGAGGAACAAGGCCGTGGCTTACACCAAGACAGTGTCCATCACCGTCCTCAACCATACCCTGACCTTGAGCAGCGACAGTCCTGGAAAACTTATG aTACTTGGCCAGTATGTAAACCTTCCATTTGAGGCAGAGTCTGGCCAGTTGTCAGTGATTCGTATTGGCTACTTTGGCGTGGTAAGGACAAGTTTTGGCCTCACTCTAAAGTTTAACTGGAGGAGCCACGTCGCTCTTACACTGCCCAGCTCATACTCGGCCCTCACCGCCGGCCTTTGTGGGAACTGGAATGGCCAACCGGGTGATGACTTCCTCAAACCGGACCGAAGCTCAGCACCCAATCCCACTGCCTTCGGGTCGAGCTGGCAGGTGGGTGGAGCTGTGGGATGCTCCAATGATTGTCCAGGGGGCCAGTGTCCAAAATGTGACCCAACCCAGAGGCAGAAATATCAGTCGGGGGTGTACTGTGGACGGATAACTGACAAGTCTGGCCCGTTTAGACAGTGTCACGCCAAGGTAGACCCCCAGGACTACCTGGAGGACTGTGTGTTTGATCTATGTGCGTATGGAGGCCATGCATCTGTCCTGTGTAGCGCCCTCACAACCTACACCACTGCCTGCCAGGAAGCACAAGCCACAGTGGAGACCTGGAGATCAGACAGTCTCTGCC CATCGTCATGCCCAGCCAACAGCCACTACGAGGTGTGTGCCCCAGGCTGTCCTGAGACTTGCAGCCAACTAAAGGAGGATGACAGCTGCAACAACGCCCCCTGTAAAGAGGGATGTATATGTGATGACGGCTTCCTGCTTAGCGACAACATGTGTGTTCCTGTGGCagagtgtggctgtgtgtaccaGGGCCAATATTATACCAGCGGCCAGGTGTTCATCCAAGGCACTGGGGGGCACTGCAGCCCtcgttgtgtgtgttctgacgaTGGTGAAGTtgaatgtgacactaccttCACCTGTGGAGCCAATGAAGAGTGTGCGTTAAGGGATGGCATACTGGCCTGTGTCCCTAAAAAGATTAGCACCTGCCatgtgggaggagtcagggagTACAAGTCGTTTGATGGGCGTGCATTCAGTGTGCATGGGGACTGTGTGTATAAgttggtggaggtggagcaggatggagggatgacaccCTTCACTGTGATAGTACAGCAGCAGACTGGTGAGGGGGGAGTGACCAGGAGGGTTGAAATACAGACATCCATCTACAAGATCACCATGATTCCTGGACTGGTCTGGGAAGTAGTG GTGAATGAAATCAgggcccctctccctctgtccttaaGTGAAGGAAAAGTATTGGTCAATCAGAATGGAGTAAATATTGTTGTTGTAACAGACCCCGGCCTAAAGGTGACCTATGACACCGTGGGCGGGGTTATAGTGCATCTCCCCTCCACCTTCAATGGCATTACTCTTGGTCTCTGTGGTAACTATAACAACCAACTTAATGACGACTTCAGGCTGCCCGACGACACTCAGGCACTCTCAGAGGGGGCGTTCACCGCTGGGTGGGTGATATCAGAGAAAGGGGTCACATGTCAGACAGGATGTAACGGGTCTGTCTGTCCAGAACCTGAGCCGCAGAAAAAGCCAGAGTCAGAGAAGGCTTGTGACATCATCAGGGCACGCCAGGGGCCATTCGCTGCCTGCCATGCAGTAGTACCCCCATCCAGCTACTATGAGGCGTGTGTGAAAGAATTGACACTCCcaggagggggacaggaagtaCTGTGTCGACACATCCAGATTTATGCATCTCTCTGTCAGGGGGCTGGTGCCACAGTCATCAGCTGGAGAAACAACTCCTTCTGTC ccctACAGTGTCCAGCAAGAACACACTATGAGCTGTGTTCTgacacctgctcctccacctgtgCCTCCCTAAGTGCCCCTGCCCGCTGCCCCCCCTGCCAGGAGGGCTGTCAGTGTGATGAAGGACTGGTGTTTGACGGGGGAGAGTGTGTTGCTATGGACACTTGTGGCTGTGTGGTAAAGGGGGGGTACTACAAG TCCGGCCAGTCGGTGATGATGGAAGAGTGTCAAGAGGTGTGCAGCTGCAAAGCAGGGCAGTTCACCTGTCAGAACAACCAGTGTGACAAGGGGGATGAGTGTAGGGTGAAGGGCGGAGTCTTGGGATGCTACTTGAAAG ATCCATGTGTGGACATGGAGTGCAGGGAAAAGGAGCGCTGTGTGGTGGAGAAGGACCAGGCGGTGTGTGAGGCTCTGTCTAAGGCTGAATGCTGGGTTATGGGAGACCCACACTTCTCCACCTTCGACGGGaccctcttctccttccaggGCACCCGCTCCTACACCCTGGTCAACACCACAAGACAAGACCCCACCCTGACTGACTTCACCATCCTGACCAAGAACGAGCTGCGGGGAAACTCTAGAGGTTCCTACCTCCGCTCCACAACTGTGTACCTCTTAGGCCGCCGTATCTCAATCCTGTCTGGCCAGAGGGGAAGTGTAGAG GTGGATGGTGTCCGCAGGTCCCTCCCAGTCATTCTCGAGTCTGGCAACATCGAGATCACAATGTCTGGTATTAGAGGAACCATCCAATCATCTGCGGGGTTAGAGGTCAGCTTTGACTGGAGCACACTTGTGATGGTCACGATTTCGAGCAGTTACTATGACAACCTCCAAGGTATCTGTGGCAACTACAACGGTGACCCCAAAGATGACTTCACAATGCCATCAGGGGTCTTGACAACCAACATCACTGAGTGGGCGGGGTCTTGGAGCGTTGATGATAAATATGAGCGTTAA
- the si:dkey-65b12.6 gene encoding IgGFc-binding protein isoform X1: MGSHLHIRVLSSLYISPLLQRALTGLSFKKRPLSHNKSDMKIKPVMLCVAVALFSVTQGCSVGKEFITAFLTNYKGGHESHKLQLAITSQGIPATVQIRLESPPFSTTVMLGGKETKWVTLPGKAELQKSGLSFSVVQVSSSADVSLVAFNTRPNTGDGSKVLPSHQLGVEYWAYTPVHGTSFKKQLAVVNGPLPNTVTFQSPTSVKINGIGTWKAGQNINVILKPYQSYLLQSKSSLTGMQVKSQHPLAVLAGHQCSWFKGPCNHVYEQLLPLHLLSTSYLVPAMHPTGPSLDQAHILATENGTVVTVIRGKSAKSQKLQAGQTFFEHVTFDSPLLIQSNKKVMVMYYSNNKPFDPFLTSILPSSQSASDWSVDTLDGFRSTVVILSLREGVQSVKIYGKNTKKGKKQIKGQIQWNRFLPDDKYMWSIVSLGEKENHFIIEGDSILSVYVYGGKSRDGYGTSGICSSAAALPTPPPDPCDNIKCREKEECQKGVCVHISKATCHAVGDPHYRTFDGYRFDFQGTCTYTMATVTDLTQGLAAFTVLTKNNHRGKRTVSYVRTVTITVYNQTVVISSQRSMVQVNGELIYLPISLAGGKLNIVQRGRYAVLTTDFGLEVKYNWDMHLYITVPSSYFRFLGGLCGNYNGDRGDDRTSPLNTILPTVLEFAKSWKGDDKDRFCNDDCKGSCPECSPQLQKRYGENEFCGILTKTDGPFASCHKALDPSIFFANCIFDVCINKGARMFFCDNLKLYDDACLAKGVKISPQWRMNAKCPLQCPANSHYDACSSACPASCIDLDAPAKCKVPCVEGCQCNSGFVFSEESCVRSTSCGCQYQGRYYPAGTTFWVDSQCNKKCKCVPGKAEAKCESTTCKKSEVCELRNGVRDCYPTSFATCQASGDPHYRTFDGRRFDFQGTCTYVLSRLVGTGSLLTPFEVQVQNENRGRNKAVAYTKTVSITVLNHTLTLSSDSPGKLMILGQYVNLPFEAESGQLSVIRIGYFGVVRTSFGLTLKFNWRSHVALTLPSSYSALTAGLCGNWNGQPGDDFLKPDRSSAPNPTAFGSSWQVGGAVGCSNDCPGGQCPKCDPTQRQKYQSGVYCGRITDKSGPFRQCHAKVDPQDYLEDCVFDLCAYGGHASVLCSALTTYTTACQEAQATVETWRSDSLCPSSCPANSHYEVCAPGCPETCSQLKEDDSCNNAPCKEGCICDDGFLLSDNMCVPVAECGCVYQGQYYTSGQVFIQGTGGHCSPRCVCSDDGEVECDTTFTCGANEECALRDGILACVPKKISTCHVGGVREYKSFDGRAFSVHGDCVYKLVEVEQDGGMTPFTVIVQQQTGEGGVTRRVEIQTSIYKITMIPGLVWEVVVNEIRAPLPLSLSEGKVLVNQNGVNIVVVTDPGLKVTYDTVGGVIVHLPSTFNGITLGLCGNYNNQLNDDFRLPDDTQALSEGAFTAGWVISEKGVTCQTGCNGSVCPEPEPQKKPESEKACDIIRARQGPFAACHAVVPPSSYYEACVKELTLPGGGQEVLCRHIQIYASLCQGAGATVISWRNNSFCPLQCPARTHYELCSDTCSSTCASLSAPARCPPCQEGCQCDEGLVFDGGECVAMDTCGCVVKGGYYKSGQSVMMEECQEVCSCKAGQFTCQNNQCDKGDECRVKGGVLGCYLKDPCVDMECREKERCVVEKDQAVCEALSKAECWVMGDPHFSTFDGTLFSFQGTRSYTLVNTTRQDPTLTDFTILTKNELRGNSRGSYLRSTTVYLLGRRISILSGQRGSVEVDGVRRSLPVILESGNIEITMSGIRGTIQSSAGLEVSFDWSTLVMVTISSSYYDNLQGICGNYNGDPKDDFTMPSGVLTTNITEWAGSWSVDDKYER, translated from the exons ATGGGTTCTCATCTCCATATAAGAGTCTTATCCTCTTTGTACATCTCACCTCTTCTGCAAAGAGCCTTAACAG GGCTCAGCTTCAAAAAGAGACCTTTATCTCACAATAAATCAGACATGAAGATTAAGCCTGTGATGTTGTGTGTTGCCGTGGCACTGTTCTCAG TGACACAAGGCTGTTCTGTGGGAAAAGAGTTTATCACAGCATTCTTGACCAACTACAAAGGGGGTCATGAAAGTCATAAGCTGCAACTGGCCATCACCTCCCAAGGGATCCCCGCTACAGTGCAGATCCGTCTCGAATCCCCCCCCTTCAGCACCACAGTAATGCTAGGTGGGAAGGAAACCAAATGGGTGACGCTGCCTGGAAAAGCAGAGCTCCAAAAATCTGGCCTTTCCTTCAGCGTTGTCCAGGTGTCCTCAAGCGCCGATGTTTCATTGGTTGCCTTTAACACCCGCCCAAATACGGGTGACGGCTCCAAAGTACTGCCGTCCCATCAGTTGGGGGTAGAATACTGGGCTTACACCCCTGTCCATGGGACTAGCTTCAAGAAGCAGCTAGCTGTAGTGAACGGACCCCTGCCTAACACAGTCACTTTTCAGTCACCTACCAGTGTCAAAATCAACGGCATTGGAACTTGGAAGGCTGGCCAGAACATTAATGTGATCTTGAAGCCATATCAGAGCTACCTGCTGCAAAGTAAATCCAGTTTGACAGGGATGCAGGTGAAGTCACAACACCCCTTGGCAGTTTTGGCGGGGCACCAGTGCTCTTGGTTCAAGGGCCCTTGCAACCATGTATATGAACAGCTCCTTCCACTTCACCTCCTGTCCACCTCCTACCTTGTCCCTGCTATGCACCCAACTGGACCTTCCCTGGACCAGGCCCACATCCTAGCCACTGAGAATGGCACAGTGGTGACAGTTATTCGGGGGAAGTCCGCAAAAAGTCAGAAACTCCAGGCTGGCCAGACTTTCTTTGAGCATGTCACATTTGACTCTCCTCTGCTGATCCAAAGTAACAAGAAGGTGATGGTGATGTATTACAGCAACAACAAACCATTCGACCCCTTCCTGACCTCCATCCTACCCTCCTCCCAGTCGGCCAGTGATTGGTCTGTGGACACCCTGGATGGTTTCCGCAGTACTGTAGTTATTCTATCACTGCGGGAGGGGGTTCAAAGTGTGAAGATATATGGCAAAAATACCAAAAAAggcaaaaaacaaataaaaggcCAGATTCAGTGGAACCGTTTCCTGCCAGATGACAAGTACATGTGGAGCATTGTCAGTCTGGGTGAGAAAGAGAATCATTTCATCATCGAGGGAGACTCAATTCTGTCTGTATACGTCTATGGAGGCAAATCGAGAGATGGCTATGGTACCTCAGGCATATGCTCCTCAG CTGCAGCGCTTCCTACTCCCCCCCCGGATCCCTGTGACAACATCAAAtgcagggagaaggaagagtgCCAGAAAGGTGTATGTGTTCACATTTCCAAGGCAACTTGCCACGCGGTAGGAGACCCCCACTACCGGACCTTCGACGGGTATCGGTTCGACTTCCAGGGCACCTGCACCTACACCATGGCAACAGTTACTGATCTGACACAGGGCCTGGCCGCATTTACAGTACTGACCAAGAACAACCACAGAGGAAAGCGGACAGTGTCCTATGTCAGGACAGTGACCATAACTGTCTACAATCAGACTGTGGTCATCAGCAGTCAGAGGTCTATGGTGCAG GTAAACGGAGAGCTGATCTACCTACCAATCAGCCTGGCTGGGGGGAAGCTGAACATAGTACAGAGAGGGCGCTATGCTGTCCTGACCACTGACTTTGGTCTGGAGGTCAAGTACAACTGGGACATGCATCTCTACATTACTGTTCCCAGCAGCTACTTCCGATTCCTTGGGGGTCTGTGTGGAAACTACAACGGTGATCGTGGAGATGATCGGACTAGCCCCTTAAATACCATTCTACCCACGGTGCTTGAGTTTGCCAAGAGTTGGAAAGGTGATGATAAAGACAGATTTTGCAATGACGACTGTAAAGGGAGCTGTCCGGAATGCAGCCCCCAGCTCCAGAAAAGGTATGGGGAAAACGAGTTCTGTGGAATCCTGACCAAGACGGACGGGCCGTTTGCCAGCTGCCACAAGGCCCTGGACCCTAGCATTTTCTTTGCCAACTGTATCTTTGACGTGTGTATCAACAAAGGCGCCAGAATGTTCTTCTGTGACAACCTGAAACTCTACGATGATGCCTGTCTGGCCAAGGGTGTAAAGATCAGCCCCCAGTGGAGGATGAACGCTAAATGCC CTCTGCAGTGTCCAGCCAACAGCCATTATGATGCCTGTAGTTCGGCCTGCCCTGCTTCTTGCATTGATCTAGACGCCCCAGCCAAGTGTAAGGTACCCTGTGTGGAGGGCTGCCAGTGCAACAGTGGCTTTGTCTTCAGTGAGGAAAGCTGCGTGCGCAGCACAAGCTGTGGCTGCCAGTACCAGGGCCGCTACTACCCTGCAGGTACCACATTCTGGGTCGACAGCCAGTGTAATAAGAAGTGTAAGTGTGTCCCTGGAAAGGCAGAGGCTAAGTGTGAGTCCACCACATGTAAGAAGTCAGAAGTGTGCGAGCTACGCAACGGCGTAAGAGACTGCTATCCAACATCCTTTGCTACGTGTCAAGCTTCTGGTGACCCCCACTACCGCACCTTTGATGGCCGAAGGTTTGACTTCCAGGGAACCTGCACCTACGTCCTGTCCCGTCTGGTGGGTACAGGCTCCCTGCTGACCCCATTTGAGGTTCAGGTTCAGAACGAGAACCGGGGGAGGAACAAGGCCGTGGCTTACACCAAGACAGTGTCCATCACCGTCCTCAACCATACCCTGACCTTGAGCAGCGACAGTCCTGGAAAACTTATG aTACTTGGCCAGTATGTAAACCTTCCATTTGAGGCAGAGTCTGGCCAGTTGTCAGTGATTCGTATTGGCTACTTTGGCGTGGTAAGGACAAGTTTTGGCCTCACTCTAAAGTTTAACTGGAGGAGCCACGTCGCTCTTACACTGCCCAGCTCATACTCGGCCCTCACCGCCGGCCTTTGTGGGAACTGGAATGGCCAACCGGGTGATGACTTCCTCAAACCGGACCGAAGCTCAGCACCCAATCCCACTGCCTTCGGGTCGAGCTGGCAGGTGGGTGGAGCTGTGGGATGCTCCAATGATTGTCCAGGGGGCCAGTGTCCAAAATGTGACCCAACCCAGAGGCAGAAATATCAGTCGGGGGTGTACTGTGGACGGATAACTGACAAGTCTGGCCCGTTTAGACAGTGTCACGCCAAGGTAGACCCCCAGGACTACCTGGAGGACTGTGTGTTTGATCTATGTGCGTATGGAGGCCATGCATCTGTCCTGTGTAGCGCCCTCACAACCTACACCACTGCCTGCCAGGAAGCACAAGCCACAGTGGAGACCTGGAGATCAGACAGTCTCTGCC CATCGTCATGCCCAGCCAACAGCCACTACGAGGTGTGTGCCCCAGGCTGTCCTGAGACTTGCAGCCAACTAAAGGAGGATGACAGCTGCAACAACGCCCCCTGTAAAGAGGGATGTATATGTGATGACGGCTTCCTGCTTAGCGACAACATGTGTGTTCCTGTGGCagagtgtggctgtgtgtaccaGGGCCAATATTATACCAGCGGCCAGGTGTTCATCCAAGGCACTGGGGGGCACTGCAGCCCtcgttgtgtgtgttctgacgaTGGTGAAGTtgaatgtgacactaccttCACCTGTGGAGCCAATGAAGAGTGTGCGTTAAGGGATGGCATACTGGCCTGTGTCCCTAAAAAGATTAGCACCTGCCatgtgggaggagtcagggagTACAAGTCGTTTGATGGGCGTGCATTCAGTGTGCATGGGGACTGTGTGTATAAgttggtggaggtggagcaggatggagggatgacaccCTTCACTGTGATAGTACAGCAGCAGACTGGTGAGGGGGGAGTGACCAGGAGGGTTGAAATACAGACATCCATCTACAAGATCACCATGATTCCTGGACTGGTCTGGGAAGTAGTG GTGAATGAAATCAgggcccctctccctctgtccttaaGTGAAGGAAAAGTATTGGTCAATCAGAATGGAGTAAATATTGTTGTTGTAACAGACCCCGGCCTAAAGGTGACCTATGACACCGTGGGCGGGGTTATAGTGCATCTCCCCTCCACCTTCAATGGCATTACTCTTGGTCTCTGTGGTAACTATAACAACCAACTTAATGACGACTTCAGGCTGCCCGACGACACTCAGGCACTCTCAGAGGGGGCGTTCACCGCTGGGTGGGTGATATCAGAGAAAGGGGTCACATGTCAGACAGGATGTAACGGGTCTGTCTGTCCAGAACCTGAGCCGCAGAAAAAGCCAGAGTCAGAGAAGGCTTGTGACATCATCAGGGCACGCCAGGGGCCATTCGCTGCCTGCCATGCAGTAGTACCCCCATCCAGCTACTATGAGGCGTGTGTGAAAGAATTGACACTCCcaggagggggacaggaagtaCTGTGTCGACACATCCAGATTTATGCATCTCTCTGTCAGGGGGCTGGTGCCACAGTCATCAGCTGGAGAAACAACTCCTTCTGTC ccctACAGTGTCCAGCAAGAACACACTATGAGCTGTGTTCTgacacctgctcctccacctgtgCCTCCCTAAGTGCCCCTGCCCGCTGCCCCCCCTGCCAGGAGGGCTGTCAGTGTGATGAAGGACTGGTGTTTGACGGGGGAGAGTGTGTTGCTATGGACACTTGTGGCTGTGTGGTAAAGGGGGGGTACTACAAG TCCGGCCAGTCGGTGATGATGGAAGAGTGTCAAGAGGTGTGCAGCTGCAAAGCAGGGCAGTTCACCTGTCAGAACAACCAGTGTGACAAGGGGGATGAGTGTAGGGTGAAGGGCGGAGTCTTGGGATGCTACTTGAAAG ATCCATGTGTGGACATGGAGTGCAGGGAAAAGGAGCGCTGTGTGGTGGAGAAGGACCAGGCGGTGTGTGAGGCTCTGTCTAAGGCTGAATGCTGGGTTATGGGAGACCCACACTTCTCCACCTTCGACGGGaccctcttctccttccaggGCACCCGCTCCTACACCCTGGTCAACACCACAAGACAAGACCCCACCCTGACTGACTTCACCATCCTGACCAAGAACGAGCTGCGGGGAAACTCTAGAGGTTCCTACCTCCGCTCCACAACTGTGTACCTCTTAGGCCGCCGTATCTCAATCCTGTCTGGCCAGAGGGGAAGTGTAGAG GTGGATGGTGTCCGCAGGTCCCTCCCAGTCATTCTCGAGTCTGGCAACATCGAGATCACAATGTCTGGTATTAGAGGAACCATCCAATCATCTGCGGGGTTAGAGGTCAGCTTTGACTGGAGCACACTTGTGATGGTCACGATTTCGAGCAGTTACTATGACAACCTCCAAGGTATCTGTGGCAACTACAACGGTGACCCCAAAGATGACTTCACAATGCCATCAGGGGTCTTGACAACCAACATCACTGAGTGGGCGGGGTCTTGGAGCGTTGATGATAAATATGAGCGTTAA